CGATTCATCCGGATGCCCCCGGACAACTGGTCATGGCCTACGCAATGATCGAGGATCTGGGGCTTCGTAAAGGATTGAGCAGCATTCGCGTCATGAACTTACCGAATGGAAAACTGCGAGTGGCCGGAACGGGCGGCAAAGCCAGTAATGCGGTCGCTACGGACGCCGGTGTGGAGTTTGACTGGCTGGCTGACGGGCTTCCATGGGTTGTTCCCGCCGAAGCCCAGCTGGGGGCCGATCTTACGAAACTTGGACATCGAGCGAGTCGAGAAGCGCTCATCGTTCCTCTGCTGCCAGCTGGAAACTACGAACTCAGCATCGACGGAACAGTCGTTGGCCAGTACTCACAGGCCCAGCTGGCCGGTGGGATTGAACTTCAGGGGAACAGCAAGACACCCCAGTACCAGCAGGCGATGAACGTGGCGATGCTGAACAAGACCCGAAACGAAGGTCCCGTTCGAGAACTCCGGGATGCCTGGCGAAGTTTCCAGACGTGGGCACGACAATCACGAGAACTGTCTAAGCAGCCTGGTAATGAACAAATGGCGAAGCAGGTCGCTGCCAGCAGGGAGAAAGTGGACGGTCTGGAGGCGGCCATTGTCGCAGCAGAAGCGGCGTCCGCAGAAATCGAAGCGAAGATCTACGAAGCGAATCAGCCTGTCTCGCGGCACTACAAACTCACGCGCGTCACGCCTGCAAAAAAATGACAGTCTTCATGTGCTGAAGATTCATTTTCAGGTCAGTACGATGCCTCATGCCTCTCGCGAAACGCACAGCGTTTTTCGGGCCCCTCGCATGATTCTCTGCGAGGGGCTTATCGTTTGCTGTTTGTTGGAGTGTGTTTTCCACGGGGGACTAAGGAACTGGGTGAACCTTCCATGCTGAATTCTTCGGAGTCGAATTCATTGCCGTCTGAAAGCGACGGGAAGGCTACCGCGAAGATTCGCGCGAACACCGGGCGATTGAAGATTCCGTTATTGATCTTTGTCGTTACCGCTATCGTCAGTGGCATCTGGTTTCTGGGAGAGGAACTAACCCTGAAGAAGCTGGCGTCGCGTGAAGCGGAGTTTCGACAGTTTCAGGCCAATCATCCGGCTTTGGTTTTTGTGGCGGCATTTTCTGTCTACGCAACAGTGGCCGGGCTGTCTCTGCCCGTCACGTCGGCAATGACATTGTTTTTTGCGTGGCTGTTCGGGTTTTGGCCCGGCATGCTGGTTGTCAGTTTCGGATCCACGGCCGGTGCAACGATTGCCTTTCTGCTCAGCCGTTACCTGCTTCGGGATGCTGTTTCCCGGCGTTTCGGTGATCGGCTGAAAGCTTTCAACGAATCGCTCAAAAAAGAGGGCCCGTTTTATCTGTTCACTTTGCGACTGATTCCGGCGGTTCCCTTTTTCGTAATCAATGCTGTTATGGGGCTGACATCGCTGCGAGCTCGCACGTTTTGGTGGGTCAGTCAGTTGGGGATGCTTCCGGGGACGGCCGTTTATGTATATGCCGGAGCCAGCGTTCCGGCGCTGCAAACTCTGGCTGATCAGGGTCTAAGAGCAATCTTCACACCCCGCCAGTTGACACAAATCCTGATGGCATTGGTCCTTCTGGGGACATCTCCCCTTCTTGTTCGACTCCTGATCCGCAGATTTTCACGGCCCGCCGTTCGGCCGTAAGAACTAAGTTTCGTATTTCCGTAATGGTTTCAGAACTTCGAAAGCCACCGTCGTGACATCGCCCGCCTCTTTGTTGCCTCGCGACGAATTTGACCTGCAGCTGGAAGCGAATGTGCGTCCCCGTGACTGGAAGAACCCAGTACCTTCGGGGCGTTATCATCTTGTGGTTATCGGCGCAGGGACGGCGGGACTGGTGACGGCTGCCGGAGCGGCAGGGTTGGGGGCCAGGGTTGCGTTGATCGAACGCGGACTGATGGGTGGTGACTGTCTGAATTCAGGCTGTGTGCCGTCGAAAGCAATCCTGAGTGCGGCGCGAGCTGCTGCCTCAGTCCGCAGGGCCGGTGAATTCGGAATTGACGTTCCGAAAGATGTTCCTGTCGATTTTGTGTCCACCATGCAGCGAATGCGACGGTTGCGGGCCGGAATCAGTCCCCATGATTCGGCTCAGCGTTTTCGCGATCTGGGGGTCGATGTGTTCTTCGGGGACGCTCGATTCGTCAGCTCAGACACGGTTGAGGTTGACGGTACTCATCTGAATTACAAGCGAGCCGTGATTGCCACCGGTGGCCGGGCCGCGATACCGCCCATTCCCGGTCTGGAGACCACCCGGTATCTGACGAACGAAACCCTGTTTTCACTGACGGAACTGCCACACCGTCTGGGAGTCATTGGTGCCGGGCCCATCGGTTGCGAGATGGCTCAGGCCTTTGCCCGCCTTGGTTCCGATGTCATTCTTGTGCACGCGGAACATGGGATTATGCCGCGTGAAGATCGTGACGCGACCCGCATTTTGCAGGCGTCGATGGGACGAGATGGAATCCGACTGGCTGGTTGCGGAAAGGATCTGCGAATCCGCAATGAAAACGGACCAGTCCTGAGCGTCGATTCGGTTCACACAAGATACGCACATTCGGTGGATGAATTGCTGATCTCTGCAGGACGAATACCGAATATCGAAAACCTGAATCTGGATGCCGTTGGTGTCGAGCATCACCAGAAAGGAGTGGTCGTTAACGACCGAATGCAGACAACGAACCCGATGATTTACGCGGCGGGCGACGTATGTTCGTCGTATCAATTCACCCATGCCGCCGACTTTATGGCTCGGATTGTTATTCAGAACGCATTGTTCAGGGGGCGGAAGAAATTGTCATCGCTGGTCATCCCATGGTGCACTTACACCAGCCCCGAAATTGCTCATGTCGGATTATCTGAACTTCAGGCTAAAGAACAGAATGTTGAAATCGATGTCTACATTCAGAAGTTCAGCGATGTCGATCGAGCTGTTCTGGACGGCGAAGACGAGGGCTTTGTGAAAGTACTTGCAAGAAAAGGAACAGATCAGATCGTTGGGGCTACGATTGTTGCTTCGCACGCCGGCGACATGATTTCCGAGATCACGCTCGCAATGACTCACGGCCTTGGGCTGGCAAAAATCGGCAACACGATCCACCCCTACCCCACGCAGGCCGATGCTATTCGCAAACTTGGCGACCAGTACAGCCGAACTCGCCTGACTCCCTTTGTCAAATTGCTCTTTCGGAAATGGCTCAGCTGGACGCGCTGAGCAAGTGTCCGAAGGATCACAGACCATTGCACGCTTTGGATCATTGAACGGCTGATTCTGCAAATCTTCCCATAGTCCGTTTCGCGGCCGCTTTCAGTCACCAGCGGTTGTTGTGATCGGATGCTGTTGTGCCAGGCTGTTATTGTGCCTGCAAGTGGGAAGCGTGCTGACTCTATTTGAGTCGTGGTAATTGTTTGAATAAACGTTAGGTCGTGGAACGGGATTCAATGTCAGGGAGCAACTGTTACCACCGCGCGACGGTAGCTGGAAAGAGCCGGAATCCCGTTGTCGATCACTTCCATGACGATGTGGATGGTTTGCATGCTGTCCACGGACGGCGCCATGAAACTGGTTTGCGTTCCATTGTCTGAACTCAGGATCACCTGACCGCGAAATGAGCCTGGTTCCGGGTAAACATACCAGTGGACAGAGATCGAATTTCCATCCGGGTCAATTGAGCCGGCGGCAGAAAACGTAACCCTTTCACCAGTCTTTGCGTGTAATTGAAGAATACGTTTCGACTGATCGGTATTGAGCGTCGCCATCGGGGCATGGTTTGCCTTTGTGAATGAATCTGCGACACACCAGTCCATGCGAGCGGCAAAGTCATTCTGCAAAGCGGCAGCCCAGCGCAGGACGGTGTTGTCTCGGTTGGTGGTACCATTCCATTTATCGGTCTGGTTGGCCCAGTAATAGTCTTTCCCCGGAAATCCTTCGTTGTGCCCGTAGCGACCGCCCCAGCTTCCCCACGTCGGTTCCAGCGGATCATTCATTCCCGTTGGCAGCAGATACAGGAACATCATGGTGTCTCCCTCCTTCTGCCTGAGTCCGGTATTAACCGGATAGAGTTGGCCCAGTGGCCCATGGTCCTGACGCACATCGCGTTCGATATCGAAGCCACCGGCTGTGGCAGTCAGAGCTGAAAAACGATGGTACCACCGTTTGCCATCGCGGGGCGGGTGAGACGCGTTGAGCCAGAAGGGAAACGGCGGTGCAACATTCGTCGTATGTTCACCGAACTTATCTGCAGAACTAAGTCTGAGTCGGCTCTTGAATTTTTCATAGCCATCGCGGCCACGTTCACGGAGCACACGATCCAGGGCCCGCTTCAGGCAACTTTCCGCCGCTCCGTTATCGGTGCCCCAGTTACTAAACCAGACGGGTTCCGGGTCATCTGCATCGACAGCCCGGATAATCAGCTGCACGCCATGGTCCACGTCGTCATACCCGGCAACGGTTCGACTCAGCAGCAGATCCGGTTCGGGGAATCCATCGTCGTGGCGCAAAAGGTTTGGATAGCATTTTCCGTACGCATTGATGTGGGCACGGACAATGCCGAGGCCATCACGTACAGGATTCCTGTTTTCACCTTCTCTCGCCTTAGGACGATTCGCAATGATGCCTTCGATGTTGAATTGATTGGCGTAGAGCAGCAGTCGGACAAGTGACTGTTCGTCATCCGGATCGCCTCCCGCATCTGTTTCGACGATCAGTCGAAGCCGAGGTTCGGTGGCATCGGCTACGCTGCCTGACAACTGTGTTGCGGCCACCGGGATCAGAAGAAAGCAGACAGAGATGAACAGCAGACGCAATCGATCAAAACGCATGGGATTTCATCCTGACTGTCTTCAAACAAGAATCTCTTTCACGACATGCCCGTGCACATTTGTCAGGCGGCGTTGAATTCCGTTGTGATAGAATGTCAATCGCTCGTGATCAATGCCAAGAAGATGCAGCACAGTGGCGTGCAGGTCGTAAGTCGTGACAGGGTTTTCGATGGCCGTGTAGCCGATTTCATCCGTCGCGCCGAAAGCGAATCCGGGTTTCAGTCCACCACCGGCAAGCACGTTTGTGAATCCTTCGGGATGATGATCCCGTCCTTTGCTAAGGGTACCTTTGGCCGCCTGAGCGTACGGTGTGCGACCGAACTCGGTCGTGATCATGACGATCGTGGAATCCAGCAGGTTGCGTTGACGCAGATCTCGAATCAGTCCGGCAACGGGACGATCAATCCGCAGGGCTTCTCCGGTGTGGCTCTTGTAACCGTTTCCAGTGATATCGCCGTGAGCATCCCACGAAACGCCATCGCCGGTCCACAACTGCACGGTTCGTACACCACGTTCGATCAAGCGTCTGGCTGCCAGGCAATTGCGGGCGGTATCACGGCACTCTTTACGGTCAAGTCCGTAGAGTTTTCGGATATGCTTCGGTTCGCTACTGAAGTCCATGGCTTCGGGGATTTCTGCCTGCATTCTGGCTGCCAGTTCGTAGCTGCGAATACGAGCGGTCAGCAGATCCTGATGGACGTGCTGTTCCAGGTGCCGGGTGTTTAGCTGAGCCAGCAACTCCAGTCGCTCGCGCTGTGCGTCGGCGTCCAGTCCACTGGCTGGCTGGAGATCGAGAATTGGGGGACCACCTCTGGTATTGAACGGAACTCCCTGGTGCTCGGCGGGCAGAAAGCCACTGCTCCAGTTGAATGAACCGCCAGCCGCATTAGGAATGCCTCGGACATCCGGCAACACGACAAAACTCGGCAGGTTGTCGCTCAGATTACCCAGCCCATAGGATAGCCATGAGCCCATCGCCGGGAATCCCATTTGTCGAAAGCCAGTGTTGGCCTGAAAGATACCCGGAATATGGTTCGCCGTTTCCGCGACCATGGAATTGATGACAGTCAGCTCATCGGCAACCTCGTTCAGTTGCGGAAACAGTTCTGACATCCACAAGCCGCTTTCGCCCCGCTGCCTGAAGGGGTAATGCGACTTGTGAAGTCGGCCCGCTTTACCCATGAACGGGTCTGCTGTGCCGAATTCCCTGGGCAGCTCTTTGTTATGATACTTTTCGAGGTTTGGCTTGTAGTCGAACGAATCGACCTGACTCAAACCGCCCCCCAGGAAGATATGAATGACATGTTTTGCCTTTGCCGGATGGTGCAACCCTTTCGTGCCAGGCGAATCGCCCTGTACCGTTCCGTCTCGCACGAACAAATCGACCGCCGCGATGCGTGCGACGCCGAGGGAAGCATGGGACAGAAAGTTTCTGCGCGTTGAATCAGCCGAGGCCATATTGGGTTCACTCCACAAACAGAAACTCATTGGTATTCAGCAACACCAGACCTAGTTGGTCCAGGCCGCGTTTCTCGGCGAAATCCCCGGACAGTTCCAATTCCATAGGCTGAGGTGTTCTGCCGAAGGTCCTTCGATACATTCGAACGACCTGTTGTTCGAGCCTTCCGCCTGCTTCGCGCTGAGTCTGTTTTGCCAGTTCCGCTGCACACTGTTCCACAAATCGGCTGTTCAGCAGCGACAGCGACTGCACCGGCGTAATCGTCTGCGGTCGCCGTGGAAGCATGACGGACGGATCGGGGCAGTCGAGCGATTCCAGCAGGGGATTGTTGCCGCTCCTCGCCCAGAGTCGGTAAATCGTTCGTCGATTGACCTCCTCATTGAATTCACCTGTCGGATCGGTGAATTCGTGGTTGTTGCCAAGCTTTACTGCCACATCTCGAAAGCCTGGACCGCCCTGTTTGCGATTCAGCGCGCCGCTGACCGCCAGCATGGCATCGCGCGTCGACTCCCCATCAAGTCGCCGTGCGTTGGCTCGCCACAACAGCCGATTGTCGGCGTCTGTTTCCTGAGCCGCCGGATTGCGCACATTGGATGCCTGTCGCCATGTGGCCGATGTAACGATCAGACGGTGAAGAGGTTTGATCTTCCAGCCTTCGGAAACAAACTTCTGTGCCAGCCAGTCAAGCAGTTCCGGATGGGAGGGGCGTCCGCCGGCAAAGCCGAAATCACTGGGCGTGTCGACGATGCCCTGACCGAAATGATAATGCCACAGCCGATTCACCAGCACGCGCGAAGTCAGTGGGTTGCGTGCGTCGGTGACCCACGTGGCCAGTTTCGTCCGACGATCGGCTTCCGGTGCATCAGGGCTCAGGCCAAATTCTGCTGGTAAGCCGGCACGTGAAAGCGAATCCAAACCGGCGGGCGAAACCACATCGCCCGGATTCCGATAGTCTCCTCGAGCCAGCACATGAAACACGGGCGGCTGAACCGGAATGATCACATGGGCCACGCCATCAAACGGCACAGCAGGCTCCGCCATTTCCAGACGCTGAAGCTCCTGACGCAGTTGTTGAAACCGTGAACGCTCGCCGGCCGATGCGCGGACGAACAATTCTTCCAGTGATTCGCCTGCACGAACGTCACGAGATCCTGATGCAAAGTTGCGAGCGACCTGGTTTGCCGGCAACGCTTTGTTGTACAGCCCGATGAAATGCAGTTTTCCTTCCCAACGGCGATTGCCCGTTAACTCATCGCCGAGCGCCAGTTGAAAAGTATCGTCCCAGTTGGAAAGGTCACCACCAAACTGTCGTTCGGCAACGTGTTTCCCATCGACGTAGCAACTCACATTTCCGGACAAGTCAAATGTATACACAACGTGAGTCTTCTGTGTCGTCACTGTCCCGTTGGGAGTGGTCAGCGAAGGCAGGCCGTTCTGATCTGTTTTTGTGGTGCGGAATCGCAGATCAAAACGATTGCCATCCTGACCAAAAGTAAAGTTTCGCCGGGCAGAATCTTTCGACAGGGTTACGATTCTCGCCGGGCCGCTTTGTTTGTCCTTTGCCGGAGTGAGCCACACTTCGATTGAAAACTCGTTTGTTGTCTTTGCCGCTGTGACTAATCGGGTGGCTGGTCCCGTTGAGGCAAACGCATGCTGGCCGCCACTGACAAGATTGAGCGGCGGATCCACGCGGCTTTGATCGGGCAGTGACTGTCCGATCGTTTCGTCCGGCAGGTACAGAATCTGTAGCCCTTCGATCGGATTCCCTGCGCCGGAATCTCCGTACTTATCACGTACGAGCTTTTCGTGGATTGTAAGTTCACGGCGGAGGGTGTCGCGTCTGTTTGTCCATAGGCGATAGGCTTCACTGTCTGGTCGCGCGGTGATGCCCTGTCGCTCTTTTTCCTGTTGTGTAACACCGCCCAGTGCCGCGGCCAGTTGGTAATATTCACGCTGCGAAATGGGATCAAACTTATGATCATGGCAGCGAGCGCAATTGGTGGTCAGGCCAAGGAAAGACTGTCCAAACGCCGCAACCAGATCTTCCAGGTCATCCTGTCGCACGGCCTTTCGCATTTCGGGCGAACCTTCGTTGTGCCCAACCTGATCCCAGGTGCCACAGACTAGAAAACCCGTCGCCAGCAGCGCGTCAAGATCATCAGGATACAGCACATCGCCCGCAATTTGTTGACGCACAAACTCGTCGTATGGCAAATCGTTATTCAAGGCATTGATGACCCAGTCGCGATACCGCCATGCGTTTTCGCGAATACGATTCCGTTCAAAGCCCTGACTCTCACCGAAGCGAATCACGTCTAGCCAGTGCCTGGCCCAGCGTTCACCGTAGTGAGGTGACTGCAGTAATCGATCCACCACTGCTGTGTATGCTTCGGGATGATCTCCAAAGGTCGCCAGGTCAATTTCAATATCGAAGAGCTCCTCCTTCAGTTTGCCGTTTTCCTCCTTCAGCAGCGGAGGCAAACCAATCAGGTCAAAATATAATCGCCGCAGCAATGTTCGACCGTCAGCCTGTTCCGAGGGGGCAAGCTGTTTTGATTCCAGTTTTGCAAGCACGAATCGGTCCAGCTCATTTCGGGGCCAGCTGGCATCGCTCACGTTTGGCACGGCTGGACTTGTAACTGGCTGCAGCGACCACCAGTCATAGCCACCACGATCCTGGGTCGAGAAACGAAACGGATCGATTGGATCAGATCCCCACCTGGCCCCGTCTGCGATCCATTTTCTCAACAGCTCTTTTTCGCTGCTCGGCAAGTGTTCCTTTGGCGGCATCTCGTCAGCATCAATCCGCTGCCAAAGCAGGCTGCCCTGCGGATTGCCCGGAAGAATTGCCGCTCCGCTTTCACCACCGGCCATCGCATCGGCAGAACGCGACAGATTCAGCCCACCTTCGTTCGTTGAGCTATTGTGACAATTCAGGCATCGCCGAACGAGCAGTGGGGCAACCTCATTGTCAAAATGCCCCCCAGGCTCGCCGCCAATCGCGGTTTCTGTATGAAGCAGCAATACAACGATGCAAAAGAATAATCTCGAAATGAACGCCACACATGATGCGAGGTGAGGTTCCGACTGTTGGTCATCGTGAATGGCATGCCGTAAACGTTCACTCCCTGTTCTCGGGGCGTTCCAAATTCCGGTTGTGATGGTAGTCGTCACCATGTGATGCCCTGATCGGTGCAACGAAAGATTATGTAAAGGCCTGATAAGCGGAATTCGTTCCGGACAATTTATGAGCGATGCTCGAATCGCATGTTGGGAGACAGAGAAGTCGGTGTCTCCGTAAAATGAAGGACTCCCGTCACCATTGTTCAGAAAAGAAGGCCGTTTTGCACGGCTCCGTTCCATCATGGAGTGCGGAATCGCGACTTTGATTTGCGTGTCCGGATCTGTTTTCGACTGACACAAGACAGTGGATCTGGAAATGACGTCCCGGAAAATGGCTGCGTTTACTGAAGCGTCAACAGCGCACCCTGACAGCTGGAACCAGCTCCTGCAGTGCAGCCGTAACAGTGCCGACCCACCGAAATGGGTTGGTCTGACAGCAGGTTGGCTTTGTATTCACGGATATGCATTCCTGATGCTGTCGATATCGGGAGATCAAGCATCTGATTGAAGTCGCAATCGAAGAGATATCCCTGCCAGTCTACTGAAAGTGTTGTGCGACACATCAGTTCCTCCAAAGCGTCGGGGTTGAAGGAATTGACCAGTAACTGCATGTAGTGCTCATAACGCCCGCTGGTCAGCAGGTCATCCAGGAAGCGGCTGATTGGCATATTTGTAATGGCATACAGATGATTGAATCTGATGTCGTAACGATCTTTCAATTGTTGCCGGTAACTTTGTTCAAGCTTCCTCTGGTCTGGCGGCAGAATCGCGCCGACGGGATTATAGACAAGTGACAGTGTCAGGTTCCCTGGATCTGCTGCGTAGCCCATACGATTCAGAATCTGAAGAGCCTGAACAGATTTCTGAAAGACTCCTTCACCACGCTGCGTATCGCAGTTTTCCTCCAGGTAACAGGGCAGTGATGCCACAACCTCAACTTCGTGTTGAGCGAGGAATTCCGGAAGATGCGTATATCCGGGGGCCGTCAGGATGGTCAGATTGCATCGATCAGTCACTCGGCAATTTCTGCTCCGCACTTCGCTCACAAACCATTCGAAGTGCGGATTCATTTCCGGTGCACCGCCAGTCAGGTCGACAGTCTCGATGGAACCTTCATCGATAACTCGAAGGCAGTGTTCAAAGACTTCTTTGCTCATCAATTCTCGCCGATCCGGCCCGGCGTCAACATGGCAATGTCGGCAAGTTTGGTTGCACAGTTTTCCCACATTCACCTGAAGTGTTCTTAAGGTGGATCGACGCAGAGCGGGGACGGAGTGTATTTCAAGTGTTGACTGAAATTCAGGGATAGTGTCCGAGTGACAAGTTGCGAGGATTTCTCTCTGTCTCGCCGCATCGGCCAGTGGGTGGCCTTGTCTGAGCAGCGTCAATGATGCCATGGTCATGTCCGGGGGTAAGATAATTCTGGCTGGATTTGCGATGAGCTGACGTCCAAAGTCCTGGGTGAAAAGCTTTCAAGGAATTGAAGGAACTCGTAAATTGTGTTTAGCAGCACGGTTCATCCATGTTGTCGCAATTCGAATTTGATTCCACGGTTGCTCGATAGTCTGCGCCTTTTGTTTCGGATGCTGTTCTGAGTTTCTGGCGTTTACAGTCGTACGGCGCTGCGTCTTCTGTGCGAATACTGATTCGTGGTTCAACGGGTTCGAAGAGTCCATTGTAGGGAGCACGCTGAAGCAGCTGGAATGTTTTGTCGCAAACTGCCATTCGCTGGCCCCGCACGTAAACATGGCCGTCATCATCTTCCACCCGACGAAACGGACCCTTATAAATCACCGCCTGGTTGCGTTCCAGACAGGGCCCCTGTTTGCCCTTCCACGCGACAACAGTGATGGACCGGAATTCGATGCCTTCGACGGTTTGCCAGGGTTCCGTCTGGCGCTTCGCAATGGAGATGCCATGGAAGCCTGCATCGGCAAACGCCTGAAGAAACAGGTCTTCCCGGAATGCTCCGGACAGGCACCCTGACCACAGATATCCATCCTTCTGCATGTGATCAGGGACAATTTCGTCGCTGACAATATCGCTGATCACTGCCCGTCCGCCACGTTTGAGGACGCGAAAAATTTCTCTGAATAGCTGATGACGGTCCTGCTGTCGTACCAGGTTCAGAACGCAATTTGAAACGACGCAGTCGGCGGAATCACTGGCAATCAGCGGTTGTTCTGTTCGAAGTTGTTCTTCCTGAGTGCGCTGATTCAGCCAGGCGGCCGAACTGTTGACAGGCTGATGCTGAAGTCGCTCATTCAGCAATTGAAGGTCGAGTTGCAGATCCTGGATCATTCCGTAGCGGAAGTCGACGTTGGAATAGCCAATCTCCTCTGCAATCTGATGCTGATATTTGCGAGCGAGTTCCAGCATATCGCTGTTACAGTCTACACCAATCACGCGCCCCCCGGGGCCAACGACCTGTGACATGATGTAGCAAAGTTTGCCGGCACCTGAACCCAGATCGATAACGGTGTCACCCGCGTCGACCCAGACACTTGGATCGCCGCATCCATAGTCCTTGTCGA
This portion of the Planctomycetaceae bacterium genome encodes:
- a CDS encoding SGNH/GDSL hydrolase family protein; the protein is MMCRTKRPARILITIAASLAIVLIPVSAVHAQNSESASVPTIPAAIDLQDGDTLVFLGDSITHQRLYTQYVEDFFYTRFPHRRIRFHNAGIGGARAWDALQRVSRDVLDYKPRYVTVLLGMNDGSYQPFNTDIFNTYQSDMLELISKLREGGAIPVLMSPTMFDARTGRLKNRWDEAMLSQYNAVLAYYGKWLQHQAIEQGFSFVDMFGLLNKLTMEQRKVDGNFTLIRDAIHPDAPGQLVMAYAMIEDLGLRKGLSSIRVMNLPNGKLRVAGTGGKASNAVATDAGVEFDWLADGLPWVVPAEAQLGADLTKLGHRASREALIVPLLPAGNYELSIDGTVVGQYSQAQLAGGIELQGNSKTPQYQQAMNVAMLNKTRNEGPVRELRDAWRSFQTWARQSRELSKQPGNEQMAKQVAASREKVDGLEAAIVAAEAASAEIEAKIYEANQPVSRHYKLTRVTPAKK
- a CDS encoding TVP38/TMEM64 family protein, whose amino-acid sequence is MLNSSESNSLPSESDGKATAKIRANTGRLKIPLLIFVVTAIVSGIWFLGEELTLKKLASREAEFRQFQANHPALVFVAAFSVYATVAGLSLPVTSAMTLFFAWLFGFWPGMLVVSFGSTAGATIAFLLSRYLLRDAVSRRFGDRLKAFNESLKKEGPFYLFTLRLIPAVPFFVINAVMGLTSLRARTFWWVSQLGMLPGTAVYVYAGASVPALQTLADQGLRAIFTPRQLTQILMALVLLGTSPLLVRLLIRRFSRPAVRP
- a CDS encoding mercuric reductase, whose amino-acid sequence is MTSPASLLPRDEFDLQLEANVRPRDWKNPVPSGRYHLVVIGAGTAGLVTAAGAAGLGARVALIERGLMGGDCLNSGCVPSKAILSAARAAASVRRAGEFGIDVPKDVPVDFVSTMQRMRRLRAGISPHDSAQRFRDLGVDVFFGDARFVSSDTVEVDGTHLNYKRAVIATGGRAAIPPIPGLETTRYLTNETLFSLTELPHRLGVIGAGPIGCEMAQAFARLGSDVILVHAEHGIMPREDRDATRILQASMGRDGIRLAGCGKDLRIRNENGPVLSVDSVHTRYAHSVDELLISAGRIPNIENLNLDAVGVEHHQKGVVVNDRMQTTNPMIYAAGDVCSSYQFTHAADFMARIVIQNALFRGRKKLSSLVIPWCTYTSPEIAHVGLSELQAKEQNVEIDVYIQKFSDVDRAVLDGEDEGFVKVLARKGTDQIVGATIVASHAGDMISEITLAMTHGLGLAKIGNTIHPYPTQADAIRKLGDQYSRTRLTPFVKLLFRKWLSWTR
- a CDS encoding DUF1593 domain-containing protein; the encoded protein is MRFDRLRLLFISVCFLLIPVAATQLSGSVADATEPRLRLIVETDAGGDPDDEQSLVRLLLYANQFNIEGIIANRPKAREGENRNPVRDGLGIVRAHINAYGKCYPNLLRHDDGFPEPDLLLSRTVAGYDDVDHGVQLIIRAVDADDPEPVWFSNWGTDNGAAESCLKRALDRVLRERGRDGYEKFKSRLRLSSADKFGEHTTNVAPPFPFWLNASHPPRDGKRWYHRFSALTATAGGFDIERDVRQDHGPLGQLYPVNTGLRQKEGDTMMFLYLLPTGMNDPLEPTWGSWGGRYGHNEGFPGKDYYWANQTDKWNGTTNRDNTVLRWAAALQNDFAARMDWCVADSFTKANHAPMATLNTDQSKRILQLHAKTGERVTFSAAGSIDPDGNSISVHWYVYPEPGSFRGQVILSSDNGTQTSFMAPSVDSMQTIHIVMEVIDNGIPALSSYRRAVVTVAP
- a CDS encoding DUF1501 domain-containing protein, which codes for MASADSTRRNFLSHASLGVARIAAVDLFVRDGTVQGDSPGTKGLHHPAKAKHVIHIFLGGGLSQVDSFDYKPNLEKYHNKELPREFGTADPFMGKAGRLHKSHYPFRQRGESGLWMSELFPQLNEVADELTVINSMVAETANHIPGIFQANTGFRQMGFPAMGSWLSYGLGNLSDNLPSFVVLPDVRGIPNAAGGSFNWSSGFLPAEHQGVPFNTRGGPPILDLQPASGLDADAQRERLELLAQLNTRHLEQHVHQDLLTARIRSYELAARMQAEIPEAMDFSSEPKHIRKLYGLDRKECRDTARNCLAARRLIERGVRTVQLWTGDGVSWDAHGDITGNGYKSHTGEALRIDRPVAGLIRDLRQRNLLDSTIVMITTEFGRTPYAQAAKGTLSKGRDHHPEGFTNVLAGGGLKPGFAFGATDEIGYTAIENPVTTYDLHATVLHLLGIDHERLTFYHNGIQRRLTNVHGHVVKEILV
- a CDS encoding DUF1553 domain-containing protein: MLLHTETAIGGEPGGHFDNEVAPLLVRRCLNCHNSSTNEGGLNLSRSADAMAGGESGAAILPGNPQGSLLWQRIDADEMPPKEHLPSSEKELLRKWIADGARWGSDPIDPFRFSTQDRGGYDWWSLQPVTSPAVPNVSDASWPRNELDRFVLAKLESKQLAPSEQADGRTLLRRLYFDLIGLPPLLKEENGKLKEELFDIEIDLATFGDHPEAYTAVVDRLLQSPHYGERWARHWLDVIRFGESQGFERNRIRENAWRYRDWVINALNNDLPYDEFVRQQIAGDVLYPDDLDALLATGFLVCGTWDQVGHNEGSPEMRKAVRQDDLEDLVAAFGQSFLGLTTNCARCHDHKFDPISQREYYQLAAALGGVTQQEKERQGITARPDSEAYRLWTNRRDTLRRELTIHEKLVRDKYGDSGAGNPIEGLQILYLPDETIGQSLPDQSRVDPPLNLVSGGQHAFASTGPATRLVTAAKTTNEFSIEVWLTPAKDKQSGPARIVTLSKDSARRNFTFGQDGNRFDLRFRTTKTDQNGLPSLTTPNGTVTTQKTHVVYTFDLSGNVSCYVDGKHVAERQFGGDLSNWDDTFQLALGDELTGNRRWEGKLHFIGLYNKALPANQVARNFASGSRDVRAGESLEELFVRASAGERSRFQQLRQELQRLEMAEPAVPFDGVAHVIIPVQPPVFHVLARGDYRNPGDVVSPAGLDSLSRAGLPAEFGLSPDAPEADRRTKLATWVTDARNPLTSRVLVNRLWHYHFGQGIVDTPSDFGFAGGRPSHPELLDWLAQKFVSEGWKIKPLHRLIVTSATWRQASNVRNPAAQETDADNRLLWRANARRLDGESTRDAMLAVSGALNRKQGGPGFRDVAVKLGNNHEFTDPTGEFNEEVNRRTIYRLWARSGNNPLLESLDCPDPSVMLPRRPQTITPVQSLSLLNSRFVEQCAAELAKQTQREAGGRLEQQVVRMYRRTFGRTPQPMELELSGDFAEKRGLDQLGLVLLNTNEFLFVE
- the arsS gene encoding arsenosugar biosynthesis radical SAM protein ArsS (Some members of this family are selenoproteins.); translated protein: MTMASLTLLRQGHPLADAARQREILATCHSDTIPEFQSTLEIHSVPALRRSTLRTLQVNVGKLCNQTCRHCHVDAGPDRRELMSKEVFEHCLRVIDEGSIETVDLTGGAPEMNPHFEWFVSEVRSRNCRVTDRCNLTILTAPGYTHLPEFLAQHEVEVVASLPCYLEENCDTQRGEGVFQKSVQALQILNRMGYAADPGNLTLSLVYNPVGAILPPDQRKLEQSYRQQLKDRYDIRFNHLYAITNMPISRFLDDLLTSGRYEHYMQLLVNSFNPDALEELMCRTTLSVDWQGYLFDCDFNQMLDLPISTASGMHIREYKANLLSDQPISVGRHCYGCTAGAGSSCQGALLTLQ